The following proteins are co-located in the uncultured Draconibacterium sp. genome:
- the rpsH gene encoding 30S ribosomal protein S8, producing the protein MSKVTDPIADYLTRVRNAIMAKHRVVDIPASNVKKEMTKLLKDKGYILNYKFEDEVGYQGNIKIALKYNPETKLSAIKALERISKPGLRQYCDSTSIPRVLNGLGIAIISTSKGVITDKEARELNIGGEVLCYVY; encoded by the coding sequence ATGAGTAAAGTAACAGATCCAATAGCAGATTATCTGACAAGGGTAAGAAATGCAATTATGGCGAAACACCGCGTAGTTGATATTCCAGCTTCAAACGTAAAAAAGGAAATGACCAAATTGTTGAAAGACAAAGGGTACATCCTTAACTACAAATTCGAAGATGAAGTAGGCTACCAGGGTAATATCAAGATTGCATTAAAATACAATCCAGAGACAAAATTATCTGCAATAAAAGCGTTAGAACGCATTAGTAAACCAGGTTTGCGTCAATACTGTGACAGCACAAGTATTCCACGTGTACTAAATGGTTTAGGCATAGCAATTATCTCCACATCGAAAGGTGTAATTACCGACAAAGAAGCTCGTGAGCTTAACATCGGTGGAGAAGTTTTATGTTACGTATATTAA
- the rplN gene encoding 50S ribosomal protein L14 encodes MVQQESRCSVADNSGAKEVLVIRVLGGTRKRYATLGDTVVVTVKSAMPGGEVKKGSVSRAIVVRTKKENRRQDGSYIRFDDNAVVLLNQAGEMRGTRIFGPVARELREKNMKIISLAPEVL; translated from the coding sequence ACAACAAGAATCAAGATGTTCAGTAGCCGATAATAGTGGAGCAAAAGAAGTTTTGGTAATCCGTGTTTTAGGCGGAACCCGCAAACGTTATGCAACATTAGGCGACACTGTAGTGGTTACTGTAAAAAGTGCAATGCCAGGTGGCGAGGTTAAAAAAGGATCAGTTTCACGTGCTATTGTAGTTCGTACGAAAAAAGAAAATCGTCGTCAGGACGGTTCTTACATTCGTTTCGACGACAACGCAGTGGTATTGTTAAACCAAGCCGGCGAAATGCGTGGAACACGTATTTTTGGGCCTGTTGCACGTGAATTGCGCGAGAAGAATATGAAGATTATTTCACTCGCACCAGAAGTATTGTAA
- the rplF gene encoding 50S ribosomal protein L6, whose product MSRIGKLPITIPAGVEVKVSDENVVSVKGALGELTQKIDPAIEVAVEDGTINVNRTGETKSQKSMHGLYRSLVNNMVEGVSKGYEVKLELVGVGYRAEVLPDNVLDLVLGFAHHTYIQLPQEVKVEAVSDKRSNPIVTLKSHDKQLIGQVAAKIRSFRKPEPYKGKGIKFVGEVLRRKAGKAAGK is encoded by the coding sequence ATGTCAAGAATAGGTAAATTACCCATTACAATTCCTGCAGGAGTAGAAGTTAAAGTTAGCGACGAAAACGTAGTTAGCGTTAAAGGAGCTCTTGGGGAGTTGACACAAAAAATTGATCCTGCAATTGAAGTTGCTGTTGAAGACGGCACTATAAATGTAAACAGGACTGGCGAAACAAAAAGCCAAAAATCAATGCATGGACTGTACCGGTCTTTGGTAAACAACATGGTTGAAGGTGTTTCCAAAGGTTATGAAGTGAAGTTGGAATTAGTTGGTGTAGGTTATCGTGCAGAAGTACTGCCCGATAACGTACTTGACCTTGTATTAGGTTTTGCTCACCACACCTACATTCAACTTCCACAGGAAGTAAAAGTTGAAGCAGTATCAGATAAACGTAGTAACCCAATTGTGACTTTAAAAAGTCATGATAAACAATTAATTGGACAGGTTGCTGCAAAAATCAGATCATTCCGTAAACCTGAACCTTACAAAGGAAAAGGTATTAAGTTTGTTGGCGAAGTATTGAGGCGTAAAGCTGGAAAAGCCGCTGGAAAATAA
- the rplE gene encoding 50S ribosomal protein L5 produces MAYVPTLKKKYQEEIIPTLKKEFDYSSVMQVPKLEKIVLNQGIGAAIADKKLIDVATTEMTMIAGQKAVQTLSKKDISNFKLRKKMPIGVRVTLRRDQMYEFLDRLIAVALPRIRDFRGIESKMDGRGNYTLGVPEQIVFPEIVLDKVSKINGMNITFVTSAQTDEEGFALLKELGLPFKNVKKN; encoded by the coding sequence ATGGCTTACGTACCAACTCTTAAAAAGAAATATCAGGAAGAAATAATCCCTACATTAAAGAAAGAGTTCGATTACTCTTCTGTAATGCAGGTTCCGAAATTAGAAAAAATAGTTCTTAACCAAGGTATTGGAGCAGCAATCGCCGATAAAAAATTGATCGATGTTGCAACAACCGAAATGACAATGATCGCCGGTCAAAAAGCCGTACAAACTTTGTCAAAGAAGGACATCTCTAATTTTAAGTTGAGGAAAAAAATGCCAATTGGCGTGCGTGTTACATTACGTCGCGACCAAATGTATGAATTCCTGGATCGTTTAATTGCAGTGGCATTGCCACGTATCCGCGATTTCCGCGGTATCGAAAGCAAAATGGACGGACGTGGAAATTACACTCTTGGTGTTCCGGAACAAATAGTTTTCCCGGAAATTGTACTTGATAAAGTAAGTAAAATCAACGGGATGAACATTACCTTTGTCACTTCTGCGCAAACCGACGAAGAAGGTTTTGCTTTGTTAAAAGAATTAGGTTTACCATTTAAAAACGTTAAAAAGAACTAG
- the rpsE gene encoding 30S ribosomal protein S5, with protein sequence MAKISNKVKTSDLELKDRLVAINRVTKVTKGGRTFSFSAIVIVGNEDGIVGWGLGKASEVTTAIAKGVDAAKKNLVKIPILHGTIPHEQIAKFGGANVLLKPASSGTGVKAGGAMRAVLESVGIHDILAKSKGSSNPHNLVKATMAALLELRDANQVAQQRGVSLQKVFKG encoded by the coding sequence ATGGCGAAAATTAGTAATAAAGTAAAAACAAGCGACCTGGAATTAAAAGACAGGTTGGTAGCCATTAACCGTGTAACCAAAGTAACAAAAGGTGGACGTACTTTCAGTTTTTCTGCCATTGTTATCGTTGGTAACGAGGATGGAATTGTAGGTTGGGGCCTTGGTAAAGCTAGCGAAGTAACAACCGCTATTGCAAAAGGTGTTGACGCAGCTAAAAAGAATTTGGTGAAAATTCCAATTCTTCATGGAACAATCCCTCACGAGCAAATCGCTAAATTTGGTGGTGCTAATGTACTTTTAAAACCTGCTTCGTCGGGTACCGGTGTTAAAGCCGGTGGTGCGATGCGTGCAGTACTCGAAAGTGTTGGTATTCACGATATCTTAGCAAAATCAAAAGGTTCATCAAACCCTCACAACCTTGTAAAAGCAACTATGGCTGCTTTACTTGAACTGAGAGATGCGAACCAGGTGGCTCAACAAAGAGGTGTATCATTACAAAAAGTTTTTAAAGGGTAA
- the rplX gene encoding 50S ribosomal protein L24, which yields MQKKLHIKKGDTVVVITGNDKGKKGRVLEVIRKTDRAIVEGVNLMKKHTKPNAETPQGGIVEKEAPVHISNLMLVDPKTGTATRVGRKLNDDGKLVRISKKSGEEIK from the coding sequence ATGCAGAAAAAGTTACACATAAAAAAAGGTGACACTGTGGTTGTGATTACGGGTAACGACAAAGGCAAAAAAGGCCGTGTGTTGGAAGTAATCAGAAAAACCGACAGAGCAATTGTAGAAGGTGTGAATTTGATGAAAAAACATACCAAACCTAACGCGGAAACGCCACAGGGAGGAATTGTTGAAAAAGAAGCACCAGTGCATATTTCTAACCTTATGTTAGTAGATCCTAAAACAGGAACTGCCACACGTGTGGGAAGGAAATTGAATGATGATGGTAAATTAGTTCGTATTTCGAAAAAATCAGGGGAGGAAATAAAGTAA
- the rplR gene encoding 50S ribosomal protein L18, giving the protein MAITKLQRRARIKSRVRTVVSGSAERPRLSVFRSNKSIYAQVIDDVQGTTIVAAASTDKAIAGNAGSKIEKAAMVGKLVAEKALAAGITEVVFDRGGYLYHGRVKQLADAAREGGLKF; this is encoded by the coding sequence ATGGCAATAACAAAATTACAAAGGCGCGCAAGGATTAAAAGCCGTGTTCGCACAGTTGTTTCAGGTTCAGCAGAGCGTCCAAGATTGAGTGTTTTTAGAAGCAACAAATCAATTTACGCTCAAGTAATCGACGATGTACAAGGAACAACTATAGTAGCAGCAGCTTCTACCGATAAGGCAATTGCCGGAAACGCTGGAAGCAAAATTGAAAAAGCTGCAATGGTAGGTAAATTAGTAGCCGAAAAAGCTTTGGCTGCCGGAATTACTGAAGTTGTATTCGATAGAGGTGGATATTTATACCACGGAAGAGTTAAACAATTAGCTGACGCTGCCCGCGAAGGTGGCCTTAAATTCTAA
- the rpsN gene encoding 30S ribosomal protein S14, producing the protein MAKESMKAREVKRAKLVEKYAEKRAQLKADGDWEGLQKLPKNSSKVRLHNRCKLTGRPKGYMRQFGISRINFREMASNGLIPGVKKASW; encoded by the coding sequence ATGGCTAAAGAATCAATGAAAGCACGCGAAGTAAAACGTGCAAAATTAGTTGAGAAATACGCCGAAAAACGTGCCCAGCTGAAAGCGGATGGCGACTGGGAAGGTTTGCAAAAACTTCCTAAAAACTCGTCGAAAGTTCGTTTACACAACCGTTGTAAACTTACCGGACGCCCAAAAGGTTATATGCGTCAATTCGGTATCAGCAGGATTAATTTTAGGGAAATGGCTTCAAATGGCTTAATTCCGGGAGTTAAAAAGGCAAGTTGGTAA
- the rpmD gene encoding 50S ribosomal protein L30 codes for MAKLRITQVKSSIGATKRQKATLEALGLKKLNNPIEHEATPQVVGMINKMRHLISVEEVK; via the coding sequence ATGGCAAAACTTAGAATTACACAGGTAAAAAGTAGCATTGGTGCAACTAAGCGTCAAAAAGCAACTTTAGAAGCTTTAGGATTGAAAAAACTAAACAATCCGATCGAACATGAAGCTACTCCTCAGGTTGTTGGAATGATCAACAAAATGAGACATTTAATTAGTGTTGAAGAAGTTAAATAA